A genomic stretch from Gopherus flavomarginatus isolate rGopFla2 chromosome 3, rGopFla2.mat.asm, whole genome shotgun sequence includes:
- the AIMP1 gene encoding aminoacyl tRNA synthase complex-interacting multifunctional protein 1 isoform X1 produces MFLARSLVKMAANNAVLNRLEQKGAEAEQVIEYLKQQVALLKEKAILQASLREEKKLRVENAKLKKEIEGLKQELIQAEIRNGVKHIPIPSSGTISAASFSKDLPQPTPVTSSPSGPKDHIKGGSEEKKKKERAEKKGEKREKKQPPPGAGSDDSRPMDVSRLDLRVGCIITAKNHPDADSLYVEEVDVGEANPRTVVSGLVKHVPLEQMQNRMVVLLCNLKPAKMRGVVSQAMVMCASSPEKVEILAPPSGAVPGERITFEGFPGEPEKELNPKKKMWEQIQPDLHTNDQCIATYKGVPFEVKGKGVCRAQTMASSGIK; encoded by the exons GTTTTTAGCCCGTTCTTTGGTTAAGATGGCAGCCAATAATGCAGTATTGAACAGACTGGAGCAAAAGGGTGCAGAGGCAGAACAAGTCATTGAATACCTCAAACAGCAAGTTGCTCTTCTAAAGGAGAAAGCTA TCCTGCAGGCATCTCTCAGAGAAGAGAAGAAGCTCCGTGTTGAAAATGCTAAACTGAAGAAAGAAATTGAGGGACTGAAACAGGAGCTGATTCAGGCAGAAATTCGGAATGGAG TGAAACATATCCCAATTCCATCCAGTGGGACCATTTCAGCAGCTTCATTTTCGAAAGACTTACCACAGCCTACGCCTGTCACATCCTCTCCTTCTGGACCCAAAGACCACATTAAAGGTGGaagtgaagaaaagaaaaaaaaggagagagcagaaaaaaaag gagagaagagggagaagaaGCAGCCTCcgccaggagctgggagtgatGACTCCAGACCTATGGATGTTTCTCGTCTGGACCTTCGTGTCGGTTGTATCATTACTGCAAAAAATCACCCTGATGCGGATTCTCTATATGTCGAGGAGGTGGATGTTGGAGAAGCAAACCCAAGAACTGTTGTCAGTGGCTTAGTAAAGCATGTGCCTCTAGAACAG ATGCAGAACCGAATGGTGGTATTACTCTGTAACCTGAAGCCTGCAAAGATGAGGGGAGTGGTATCTCAAGCAATGGTGATGTGTGCCAGCTCACCAGAGAAGGTGGAGATCCTTGCTCCCCCCAGTGGGGCTGTTCCTGGAGAAAGAATCACTTTTGAAGGTTTTCCTG gAGAACCTGAGAAGGAACTTAATCCCAAGAAGAAGATGTGGGAGCAGATTCAACCTGACCTTCATACTAATGACCAATGCATTGCTACATACAAAGGAGTTCCATTTGAAGTGAAGGGGAAGGGGGTCTGCAGGGCTCAGACCATGGCCAGCAGTGGaatcaaataa
- the AIMP1 gene encoding aminoacyl tRNA synthase complex-interacting multifunctional protein 1 isoform X2: MAANNAVLNRLEQKGAEAEQVIEYLKQQVALLKEKAILQASLREEKKLRVENAKLKKEIEGLKQELIQAEIRNGVKHIPIPSSGTISAASFSKDLPQPTPVTSSPSGPKDHIKGGSEEKKKKERAEKKGEKREKKQPPPGAGSDDSRPMDVSRLDLRVGCIITAKNHPDADSLYVEEVDVGEANPRTVVSGLVKHVPLEQMQNRMVVLLCNLKPAKMRGVVSQAMVMCASSPEKVEILAPPSGAVPGERITFEGFPGEPEKELNPKKKMWEQIQPDLHTNDQCIATYKGVPFEVKGKGVCRAQTMASSGIK; the protein is encoded by the exons ATGGCAGCCAATAATGCAGTATTGAACAGACTGGAGCAAAAGGGTGCAGAGGCAGAACAAGTCATTGAATACCTCAAACAGCAAGTTGCTCTTCTAAAGGAGAAAGCTA TCCTGCAGGCATCTCTCAGAGAAGAGAAGAAGCTCCGTGTTGAAAATGCTAAACTGAAGAAAGAAATTGAGGGACTGAAACAGGAGCTGATTCAGGCAGAAATTCGGAATGGAG TGAAACATATCCCAATTCCATCCAGTGGGACCATTTCAGCAGCTTCATTTTCGAAAGACTTACCACAGCCTACGCCTGTCACATCCTCTCCTTCTGGACCCAAAGACCACATTAAAGGTGGaagtgaagaaaagaaaaaaaaggagagagcagaaaaaaaag gagagaagagggagaagaaGCAGCCTCcgccaggagctgggagtgatGACTCCAGACCTATGGATGTTTCTCGTCTGGACCTTCGTGTCGGTTGTATCATTACTGCAAAAAATCACCCTGATGCGGATTCTCTATATGTCGAGGAGGTGGATGTTGGAGAAGCAAACCCAAGAACTGTTGTCAGTGGCTTAGTAAAGCATGTGCCTCTAGAACAG ATGCAGAACCGAATGGTGGTATTACTCTGTAACCTGAAGCCTGCAAAGATGAGGGGAGTGGTATCTCAAGCAATGGTGATGTGTGCCAGCTCACCAGAGAAGGTGGAGATCCTTGCTCCCCCCAGTGGGGCTGTTCCTGGAGAAAGAATCACTTTTGAAGGTTTTCCTG gAGAACCTGAGAAGGAACTTAATCCCAAGAAGAAGATGTGGGAGCAGATTCAACCTGACCTTCATACTAATGACCAATGCATTGCTACATACAAAGGAGTTCCATTTGAAGTGAAGGGGAAGGGGGTCTGCAGGGCTCAGACCATGGCCAGCAGTGGaatcaaataa